One window of uncultured Methanoregula sp. genomic DNA carries:
- a CDS encoding response regulator: MNEKKILIVEDNALVARETKERLLHLGYVVTGIAATGKNAIDLARSTRPDLILMDINLKGDMDGITAAEQIAQFLGAPVLYLTAYSDDETLKRAMKTRPVAYLIKPFKERELYSNIEMALYKHKAERHIADTGELDELVTAFTDLPEGVIVTDNDERIVFMNRSASVLLGYSAEEAAGTPAASVFTLQHEASSPEEKPGAGISLFPLLRETRLDVEIVTRGGKKIGVTTETMVLKTRAGQPEGYALIFWTDEKKP; the protein is encoded by the coding sequence ATGAACGAGAAAAAAATCCTGATCGTGGAAGACAATGCCCTTGTTGCCCGTGAGACAAAAGAACGGCTTCTCCATCTCGGTTATGTTGTGACTGGTATTGCGGCAACGGGAAAAAATGCGATCGATCTTGCACGTTCCACCCGGCCCGACCTGATCCTGATGGATATCAACCTCAAGGGGGATATGGATGGCATCACCGCTGCTGAACAGATCGCCCAGTTCCTTGGTGCACCCGTACTTTACCTTACCGCGTATTCGGATGACGAGACCCTGAAACGCGCCATGAAGACAAGGCCGGTCGCTTACCTTATCAAGCCGTTCAAGGAGCGGGAATTGTACAGCAACATCGAGATGGCGCTCTACAAACACAAGGCAGAGCGGCATATAGCAGATACCGGGGAACTGGATGAGCTGGTTACGGCATTCACCGACTTGCCCGAGGGGGTTATTGTTACTGATAACGATGAGCGCATCGTGTTCATGAACCGGTCCGCGTCGGTCCTTCTCGGTTATTCAGCAGAAGAGGCAGCGGGTACCCCGGCAGCTTCGGTTTTTACCCTGCAGCACGAGGCATCCTCTCCTGAGGAAAAACCGGGTGCCGGAATCTCCCTGTTTCCATTGCTCCGGGAAACACGCCTGGATGTCGAGATAGTAACCCGGGGCGGAAAAAAAATTGGTGTAACAACCGAGACCATGGTCCTGAAAACCAGGGCCGGGCAGCCGGAGGGATATGCGCTTATCTTCTGGACTGATGAGAAAAAACCCTGA
- a CDS encoding HEAT repeat domain-containing protein, with protein MTTHDIFRPDISKLSYSRDIKGLIKALRHPDPLIARSAAGSLMEFAPADAVIPLTEALQSHDKDLRRMSASALGEIGDRRAIPALICAIRDKDWGVRLESVNALGLMGDTRNIPLFISLFRDENIDIRMAAVAALGRTGDTAAIEPLLQALVDPHHGIRNEAACALHSLGWKPAHLEDKSHYYLAIKDWESLGQLRGAAIGPLAWALKDEYFNIRLAAASTLGNMKDEHAVRYLIAAMNDEESSVRREIVSALGAIGDTRSLPALVRALHDDVAEVRMAAADALDLLSWKPETLPEKILYLVAKERWLELADCGNESQLPPVIQPDGRSCGIREEIARTLQKLGGPAVEPMVHALESQDPDVRRRALWVLGNIRDPRVLGPVIGGLNDESPECRKEAVLALGTLRDPRAIPFLSRALSRDEDLVPDAIMALGEIPDPAAIKVIIPFIRAPGAGIRIHAVRALSKSQDISVIGTLTSALDDPDSGVRIAVIAAMGQHAAAETFLLLSPALEDQDPEVRYAAAVAVAGWFNPEAVPALVSRLDDPDIRIRKVALQALDRRYWEPRTASERKKYGIAADTWSEPAEVPVPPGPDILSGTPAPTRGTPSPRQQDTQEPGSQPGISDRREMPASFIKLTRELADREEQPAVRWNAAEKLGERMDLRSVGLLRDALKDPDPELRWRSARALGKLADESAIEPLSAALIDDSMPVVRIHVAEALGHFRKPAAINVLIRALGDADPAIRHMVVQSLGEIKTEPVINALMVSLSDPDNAVRETAITTFRNLGTLAGKSLVKNLKNKNPIVKEGALLVLSRMSPDIRNLVLVAGLESSDAGVRDIVAGVLDSFGWQPENAYQKAMYLFAKKSWTELAALGKTAEGILIRGTSDRVAGIRIVSAEILGSIAENRAVPVLTDVLHDEDREVRLSSIKTILKLRAGDSSLILSGLPREPRT; from the coding sequence ATGACAACCCACGATATATTCAGGCCGGATATCTCGAAATTGAGTTACTCCCGGGATATCAAGGGACTCATTAAAGCACTCCGCCACCCGGACCCCCTCATTGCACGAAGTGCCGCAGGCTCCCTTATGGAATTTGCACCTGCGGACGCGGTTATCCCGCTCACGGAAGCCCTGCAATCCCATGACAAGGATTTGCGGCGGATGAGTGCTTCAGCCCTTGGCGAGATTGGTGATCGCCGTGCAATTCCTGCGCTTATCTGTGCCATCCGGGACAAGGACTGGGGTGTCCGGCTGGAGTCGGTGAATGCGCTGGGACTGATGGGCGATACGCGGAATATTCCCCTTTTCATCTCGCTTTTCCGTGACGAAAACATTGATATCCGGATGGCTGCGGTCGCCGCACTCGGCCGTACCGGGGACACAGCAGCAATCGAACCCCTGCTGCAGGCACTTGTCGATCCCCACCACGGGATCCGGAACGAAGCCGCGTGTGCACTCCACAGCCTGGGATGGAAACCTGCCCATCTCGAGGACAAGTCACACTATTATCTTGCAATCAAGGATTGGGAGAGTCTCGGGCAGTTACGGGGCGCTGCAATCGGCCCGCTGGCCTGGGCACTCAAAGACGAGTATTTTAATATCCGGCTTGCAGCGGCATCCACTCTCGGCAACATGAAAGACGAGCATGCAGTGCGGTACCTGATTGCGGCAATGAACGACGAGGAGAGCAGCGTCAGAAGGGAGATCGTGTCCGCTCTTGGAGCGATTGGTGATACGCGATCCCTTCCGGCTCTTGTCCGGGCGTTACATGACGATGTGGCTGAAGTACGCATGGCAGCTGCAGATGCATTGGATCTCCTGTCCTGGAAACCGGAAACCCTCCCGGAAAAAATCCTGTACCTTGTAGCAAAAGAACGCTGGCTGGAGCTGGCCGATTGCGGAAACGAGTCTCAACTCCCCCCTGTGATACAGCCCGATGGCAGATCCTGCGGAATCCGGGAGGAGATTGCCCGGACATTACAAAAACTGGGGGGTCCTGCGGTTGAGCCGATGGTACATGCCCTGGAAAGCCAGGACCCGGATGTCCGGCGCAGGGCTCTCTGGGTTCTCGGGAATATCCGGGACCCCCGCGTTCTCGGTCCGGTTATTGGGGGTCTCAATGACGAATCCCCTGAGTGCCGGAAAGAAGCTGTACTTGCACTTGGTACCCTGCGGGATCCCCGTGCAATCCCGTTCCTGAGCCGGGCCCTTTCACGGGATGAAGACCTTGTGCCGGATGCGATTATGGCTCTTGGTGAAATACCGGATCCCGCGGCAATCAAAGTGATCATCCCTTTTATCCGCGCTCCCGGTGCCGGTATACGGATCCATGCGGTCCGGGCGCTTTCGAAAAGCCAGGACATATCCGTTATTGGCACCCTGACCTCTGCGCTGGATGATCCCGACAGCGGTGTGCGGATTGCGGTAATTGCTGCCATGGGACAGCATGCCGCGGCGGAAACATTCCTGCTCCTCAGTCCTGCGCTGGAAGATCAGGATCCTGAAGTGCGGTACGCTGCGGCAGTTGCTGTTGCGGGCTGGTTTAATCCCGAGGCTGTTCCGGCACTTGTCTCCCGGCTTGATGATCCCGATATCAGGATCCGGAAAGTTGCCCTGCAGGCTCTGGACCGGAGATACTGGGAACCTCGTACAGCAAGCGAACGCAAAAAGTATGGTATCGCTGCCGACACGTGGAGCGAGCCTGCGGAAGTTCCCGTCCCCCCGGGCCCTGACATTCTCTCCGGCACTCCTGCCCCGACCCGGGGAACTCCCTCCCCGCGGCAACAGGACACCCAGGAGCCTGGCTCACAGCCCGGCATTTCTGATCGCCGGGAAATGCCGGCAAGTTTCATCAAGCTCACCCGTGAACTTGCAGACCGTGAGGAACAACCGGCCGTCCGGTGGAATGCTGCCGAAAAGCTCGGGGAACGTATGGACCTCCGGAGTGTCGGGCTGCTCAGGGATGCCCTGAAAGATCCGGATCCTGAACTGCGGTGGCGGTCGGCACGTGCGCTCGGAAAACTTGCGGATGAATCCGCGATTGAACCGCTGAGTGCTGCTCTCATAGATGACTCCATGCCGGTTGTCCGGATCCATGTTGCCGAAGCACTCGGGCATTTTAGAAAACCCGCTGCCATCAATGTCCTCATCCGGGCACTGGGAGATGCGGATCCGGCTATCCGGCATATGGTAGTCCAGTCACTTGGCGAGATTAAAACTGAACCGGTAATCAATGCCCTGATGGTAAGCCTTTCTGACCCGGACAATGCCGTAAGGGAAACTGCTATTACAACATTCCGGAACCTGGGTACTCTTGCCGGTAAATCCCTGGTTAAAAACCTTAAAAACAAGAACCCGATCGTAAAAGAGGGTGCACTTCTGGTGTTGTCACGTATGAGCCCGGATATCCGCAACCTTGTTCTTGTAGCCGGGCTTGAAAGCAGCGATGCCGGTGTGCGGGATATCGTGGCAGGAGTCCTGGATTCCTTTGGCTGGCAACCGGAAAACGCGTACCAGAAAGCGATGTACCTGTTTGCAAAAAAGAGCTGGACTGAGCTTGCAGCCCTGGGAAAGACTGCTGAAGGCATCCTGATCCGGGGCACCTCCGACCGGGTTGCCGGGATACGGATCGTTTCGGCCGAGATTCTTGGCTCCATTGCGGAAAACCGGGCAGTCCCGGTCTTAACGGATGTGCTCCACGATGAGGACCGGGAAGTCCGCCTTTCCTCCATCAAAACGATCCTGAAACTGAGGGCAGGAGACTCATCCCTCATCCTTTCCGGCTTACCTCGCGAGCCACGAACCTGA
- a CDS encoding MGMT family protein, whose protein sequence is MNPTNTVLKETEFSTQFGSVRLIWTEPASGLKVERIILPGDTRAEDGKFPPATSVKSVDNELVSSLVDGIRSFLSGEDVVFGTEILDLDRCRPFQRQVLLAEHGIPRGKVSTYGRIARHLGIPGSARAVGNALARNPFPLVIPCHRALRSDGDPGGFQGGQEMKVRLLAMEGARFRPNGKVLMEHVWY, encoded by the coding sequence GTGAATCCGACAAACACGGTACTCAAAGAAACAGAATTTTCCACGCAGTTTGGATCGGTCCGGCTGATCTGGACGGAACCGGCATCAGGACTAAAAGTTGAACGGATCATCCTCCCTGGCGATACACGGGCTGAAGATGGCAAATTTCCTCCGGCAACATCCGTAAAATCGGTGGACAACGAACTGGTCTCTTCCCTTGTTGACGGTATCCGGTCGTTCCTTTCCGGAGAGGACGTAGTGTTCGGGACAGAGATCCTCGACCTTGACCGGTGCCGCCCGTTCCAGCGGCAGGTCCTGCTGGCGGAGCATGGCATCCCCCGCGGGAAGGTGAGTACTTATGGCCGTATTGCCCGGCATCTCGGCATCCCGGGAAGTGCACGGGCGGTGGGAAATGCCCTTGCCCGCAATCCGTTTCCCCTGGTGATCCCCTGCCACCGTGCGCTCAGGTCGGACGGGGATCCGGGCGGATTCCAGGGAGGGCAGGAGATGAAGGTCCGGCTGCTGGCCATGGAAGGGGCCCGGTTCCGGCCGAACGGGAAAGTACTGATGGAACACGTCTGGTACTGA
- a CDS encoding PAS domain S-box protein codes for MIKKILEKNFSEMPTLTLALIFMGMFSLISVLELAQQALGPALTIWGSRFVTIVFAGISAAFIAFFPLRSLRDAEAKFRAIYEDSHDAILLLDENRFLDCNRQALHMFGISGIEEMKPSHPAGPSPQFQPDGRASPEALRDHIRTAFRDGYAHFEWVYTRNNGEPFSADVLLSSFSQGDGQVLQATIRDISEQKRAKAALQESNDRFFSYIRETALRMKIPVEVVHENIVVVIDDIESDKFQKADILLLLRIQEKNLAQIRQNILELNRKIIDHFGDIPPRSKRLFTE; via the coding sequence ATGATAAAGAAAATTCTGGAAAAAAACTTCAGTGAGATGCCTACGCTTACGCTCGCTCTTATTTTCATGGGAATGTTCTCCCTGATTTCAGTGCTCGAACTCGCGCAACAGGCCCTCGGACCGGCATTGACCATCTGGGGATCCCGGTTTGTCACCATTGTCTTTGCCGGGATCAGTGCCGCATTTATTGCATTTTTTCCCCTGCGATCATTGAGGGATGCCGAGGCAAAGTTCAGGGCGATTTACGAAGATTCTCACGATGCCATCCTCCTTCTCGACGAAAACCGTTTCCTGGATTGTAACCGGCAGGCATTGCATATGTTTGGGATATCCGGTATTGAGGAGATGAAACCATCCCACCCGGCCGGACCTTCCCCTCAGTTCCAGCCCGACGGCCGGGCGTCCCCCGAAGCGCTCCGGGATCATATCCGGACTGCATTCCGTGACGGATATGCCCATTTTGAATGGGTATATACCCGGAATAACGGTGAGCCATTCTCTGCCGACGTGTTGTTGTCTTCCTTTTCCCAGGGCGATGGACAGGTGCTCCAGGCAACAATCCGCGACATCTCGGAACAGAAACGGGCAAAAGCAGCGCTGCAGGAGAGTAATGACCGGTTTTTTTCCTATATCCGGGAAACTGCACTGAGGATGAAGATCCCGGTAGAGGTAGTTCATGAAAACATTGTCGTCGTCATTGATGATATTGAAAGCGACAAGTTCCAGAAAGCCGATATCCTGCTTCTGCTCAGGATCCAGGAAAAGAATCTTGCCCAGATCCGCCAGAACATCCTGGAACTGAACCGGAAAATAATCGACCATTTCGGGGATATACCGCCCAGATCAAAACGGCTTTTCACGGAATAA
- a CDS encoding PAS domain S-box protein, with protein sequence MDDNATRERLSNLEAMVASLNELLTVQEHVVSMQSERLKENEEKYRAFFTTSKDCVFITSVDGRWIDFNDAAIDLFGYDSREDLLNVSIREIYADSADQEAHKQYIRKNGFSREYPVDLKKKNGTILNTLVTSVLRKDSRGNVIGFQGSIRDITEQKKIERRIAESERKYRTLAESSPDQIIIIGKDDTVQYVNTTGAELLHLPFDQILGKPRTRLFPPEIAVAQGISLKKVFETGTPLRQEESIRFGNVELWVDTSLVPLKDGEDNVNAVLCILHDITERKKAEETIRFSNMILSTQQETSPDGILVVDEHEKSLSYNRRFVELWGIPQDILDSHSDERALEVILEKLADSEGARAKIRHLYAHPYEKSHEEVLLKDGRVFERYSAPMMGANNHYYGRVWYFHDITERKLSEIALKESNDRFLMFIKEAAMRLKNPIEVVEENISTILDDIESGRFDRNDGALQLKLQIKNLEQIRQNIIELNKVIVGRSGDLSDASIEFLTE encoded by the coding sequence ATGGATGATAATGCAACAAGAGAGCGGCTCAGTAATCTGGAAGCAATGGTAGCTTCATTAAACGAGCTTCTGACCGTGCAGGAACATGTTGTGTCTATGCAGTCCGAACGGTTAAAGGAAAATGAGGAGAAATACCGGGCGTTTTTCACCACATCCAAAGATTGCGTCTTTATCACATCTGTTGATGGAAGATGGATTGATTTCAATGATGCAGCTATCGACCTTTTTGGATATGACAGCAGGGAAGATCTGCTGAATGTCAGCATCAGGGAAATCTACGCGGATTCTGCGGACCAGGAAGCGCACAAGCAGTATATACGCAAAAACGGTTTTTCCCGGGAATATCCGGTCGATTTAAAGAAAAAGAACGGTACAATTCTCAACACACTTGTCACATCAGTCTTACGAAAAGACTCCCGGGGAAACGTGATTGGTTTCCAGGGATCAATCCGGGATATCACTGAGCAAAAAAAAATAGAGAGAAGAATAGCAGAGTCAGAGAGAAAATACCGTACGCTCGCAGAATCATCGCCTGACCAGATCATTATCATCGGAAAGGATGATACGGTTCAATACGTTAACACCACCGGAGCAGAGCTTCTTCATCTCCCCTTCGACCAGATACTGGGAAAACCAAGAACACGATTGTTCCCCCCGGAAATTGCCGTTGCTCAGGGTATCTCTTTAAAGAAGGTATTTGAAACCGGAACACCCCTGCGGCAGGAAGAATCGATCCGGTTCGGAAATGTGGAATTATGGGTGGACACGAGCCTCGTACCGTTGAAGGATGGAGAGGACAACGTAAATGCAGTCCTGTGCATATTGCATGATATCACTGAACGTAAAAAAGCTGAAGAAACTATCCGTTTTTCCAATATGATCCTCTCAACCCAGCAGGAGACCTCTCCCGACGGTATCCTGGTTGTAGATGAGCATGAGAAATCCCTTTCGTACAACCGGAGGTTTGTTGAACTCTGGGGAATCCCACAGGACATTCTTGACAGCCATTCCGATGAACGTGCTCTTGAGGTTATCCTTGAGAAACTCGCCGATTCCGAAGGAGCCCGTGCCAAAATCAGGCATCTGTACGCCCACCCCTATGAGAAAAGCCATGAAGAAGTTCTCTTAAAGGACGGGCGGGTATTCGAGCGCTACTCAGCTCCGATGATGGGGGCGAATAACCATTATTACGGGAGAGTCTGGTATTTCCATGATATCACGGAACGTAAACTATCCGAGATCGCTCTCAAAGAGAGCAATGACCGGTTCCTTATGTTCATCAAGGAAGCGGCCATGCGGCTCAAGAATCCCATCGAGGTTGTGGAAGAAAATATTTCCACGATCCTTGATGATATCGAAAGCGGCCGGTTCGACCGCAATGATGGTGCGCTCCAGCTCAAACTCCAGATAAAAAACCTTGAGCAGATCCGGCAGAATATTATCGAACTCAACAAGGTAATTGTGGGTCGTTCAGGAGATCTTTCCGATGCCTCGATAGAATTTCTCACGGAATAG
- a CDS encoding HypC/HybG/HupF family hydrogenase formation chaperone, with amino-acid sequence MCVAVPAEVLEIRDGNIGLVDYGDLKQEVRLDLVDVKVGEYVLVHVGFAIQRLSREEGLETLEIFKQVYAALEE; translated from the coding sequence ATGTGTGTTGCAGTTCCCGCAGAAGTGCTTGAGATACGAGATGGCAATATCGGCCTGGTGGATTACGGCGACCTGAAGCAGGAAGTCCGCCTCGATCTGGTTGACGTAAAAGTCGGCGAATACGTTCTCGTTCATGTCGGGTTTGCAATCCAGCGCCTGTCCCGCGAGGAAGGGCTTGAGACCCTGGAGATCTTCAAGCAGGTGTACGCGGCGCTGGAGGAATAA
- a CDS encoding hydrogenase maturation nickel metallochaperone HypA: MHEYSIAYDLYATSRKAAVENNAKRVKKVSVEMGKMAMVNPEQVTFLFDTIKEEDPLFATTVLECHETAPRSKCVCGYAGEEIFVCPQCGALPELVKGREIVVTNVEIEVED; this comes from the coding sequence ATGCACGAGTACTCCATAGCGTACGACCTCTATGCTACATCCCGCAAGGCCGCGGTTGAAAATAATGCCAAGCGGGTGAAGAAGGTCAGTGTCGAGATGGGGAAGATGGCGATGGTGAACCCCGAGCAGGTGACCTTTCTCTTCGATACCATCAAGGAAGAAGATCCCCTGTTTGCAACCACCGTGCTTGAATGCCACGAGACTGCACCCCGGTCAAAATGTGTCTGCGGATATGCCGGTGAAGAAATTTTTGTCTGCCCGCAATGCGGAGCGCTTCCCGAGCTTGTCAAAGGCCGGGAAATTGTAGTAACCAATGTCGAGATCGAGGTGGAAGATTAA
- the hypE gene encoding hydrogenase expression/formation protein HypE, giving the protein MKVNMMHGAGGEVMAELLQTLTKFRHNNAGGIGLEAMDDGAVIPFNGANLVFTTDSHVVRPIFFPGGDIGRIAVSGTINDLAMMGGKPIALSCGMIIEEGFEVDDLARIVASMDEALGESGANLVTGDTKVMERGALDGIAINTSGIGIAKTVVRDNGLVPGDVIIVSGTLGDHGLAIMAHREGFDLGEQIKSDVAPLWKMMEKVLDAGTIHAMKDPTRGGFANAINEMARKSGVSVRIQEEKIPIRKNVKSAAAMLGIDPLEVANEGKVVMGVPASDAEAILAALRSHPYGRDATIVGRVTKGAHVIMETSIGGERFIEPPMGDPVPRVC; this is encoded by the coding sequence ATGAAAGTCAACATGATGCATGGCGCCGGTGGCGAAGTGATGGCGGAACTGCTCCAGACGCTCACAAAATTCCGCCACAATAATGCCGGTGGTATCGGTCTCGAGGCCATGGACGATGGTGCGGTTATCCCGTTCAACGGTGCCAACCTTGTCTTCACCACGGACTCCCACGTAGTCCGCCCGATCTTTTTCCCGGGCGGGGATATCGGCAGGATTGCCGTCTCGGGAACAATCAACGACCTGGCCATGATGGGTGGCAAACCCATTGCCCTCTCCTGCGGCATGATCATCGAGGAAGGTTTCGAGGTCGATGACCTGGCCCGGATCGTTGCTTCCATGGATGAAGCACTCGGGGAATCCGGCGCAAACCTTGTCACCGGCGACACGAAAGTCATGGAACGCGGAGCCCTTGACGGGATAGCAATAAACACTTCCGGCATTGGCATTGCAAAAACGGTTGTCCGCGACAACGGCCTGGTTCCCGGCGATGTGATCATCGTCTCGGGAACTCTTGGCGATCACGGCCTTGCCATCATGGCCCACCGGGAAGGCTTCGATCTCGGGGAACAGATCAAGTCCGATGTCGCCCCGCTCTGGAAGATGATGGAGAAGGTCCTTGATGCCGGAACCATCCATGCCATGAAAGATCCCACCCGCGGCGGCTTTGCCAATGCCATCAACGAGATGGCCCGGAAAAGCGGGGTCTCTGTCCGCATCCAGGAAGAGAAAATCCCGATTCGCAAGAACGTGAAGAGTGCTGCTGCCATGCTGGGCATCGACCCGCTCGAAGTTGCCAATGAAGGCAAAGTGGTTATGGGTGTCCCTGCTTCCGATGCCGAAGCAATCCTCGCGGCTCTCCGGTCGCATCCCTATGGTAGGGATGCAACGATTGTCGGCAGGGTAACAAAAGGCGCCCACGTTATCATGGAAACCAGTATTGGCGGCGAGCGTTTCATCGAACCGCCCATGGGCGACCCGGTGCCGAGAGTCTGCTGA
- a CDS encoding ATP-binding protein, translating into MRPITLQKQRIYDICIIISTIAAVIFTFFSLSRGIYEVFPYFYLIPIVLIAFARPKLSIYGTVAIGWLYFAIVFIIGLPDMRTYTLATVWFYIFVSLGVLISTYAQVYRKEGERTCGTYYNSQAGAFSYDRETLNIRDANPKFAQMVRYKSEELMHKSLADLIPDTKERDSFIAKIRDGHRVGDIEVRFRAWDGSLRWALVSAAESGEPAVICIAVDITDNKLWQEAITQANKKLNLLNNVTRHDILNQLTALIGYLELSRQDTDDPKMLKYIEKESKAASAIRSQILFTRDYQNIGVHSPQWHNIAETISLASASIDQKRVFIEVSLPPIEIYADPLLEKVFYNLIDNSIRHGEHVTEIRIRSEEKGDGVDIIFEDNGTGIPDLQKEKIFRREYFKNTGFGLFLTREILAITNLSIHETGTCGQGARFVIHAPRETYRRIKQD; encoded by the coding sequence ATGCGGCCGATTACCCTACAAAAACAGCGGATCTATGATATTTGTATTATCATAAGTACCATTGCTGCGGTAATCTTCACGTTTTTCAGCCTCAGCCGGGGCATTTACGAAGTCTTTCCGTATTTTTACCTCATCCCGATTGTTCTTATCGCATTCGCCCGCCCGAAACTGAGCATTTACGGGACCGTTGCAATCGGGTGGCTGTACTTTGCCATCGTTTTCATAATCGGCCTGCCGGATATGCGGACCTATACCCTTGCAACCGTCTGGTTCTATATTTTTGTCTCGCTGGGTGTTCTCATCTCGACCTATGCCCAGGTGTACCGGAAAGAGGGGGAACGGACCTGCGGGACCTATTACAATTCCCAGGCCGGGGCATTCAGTTACGACAGGGAAACGCTCAACATCAGGGACGCCAACCCGAAATTTGCCCAGATGGTCCGGTACAAGAGCGAAGAGCTCATGCACAAATCCCTTGCCGACCTGATACCGGATACGAAAGAACGCGATTCGTTCATTGCAAAAATCCGCGATGGCCACCGGGTAGGAGACATCGAGGTCCGGTTCCGGGCATGGGACGGAAGCCTGCGATGGGCGCTGGTATCTGCCGCGGAATCCGGTGAGCCGGCCGTCATCTGCATTGCGGTAGATATCACCGACAACAAGCTCTGGCAGGAGGCAATAACCCAGGCAAACAAGAAGCTCAACCTGCTCAACAACGTGACCCGTCACGATATTCTCAACCAGCTGACGGCGTTGATCGGCTATCTTGAACTCTCCCGCCAGGACACGGATGATCCAAAGATGCTGAAATACATTGAGAAGGAGTCGAAGGCTGCAAGCGCTATCCGCAGCCAGATCCTTTTCACCCGCGATTACCAGAATATCGGCGTGCATTCGCCGCAGTGGCACAATATTGCGGAAACGATCTCCCTTGCCTCGGCTTCCATTGACCAGAAGAGGGTATTTATCGAAGTTTCACTTCCGCCAATCGAGATCTATGCCGATCCGCTTCTCGAAAAAGTGTTCTACAACTTAATCGACAATTCCATCCGGCATGGCGAGCATGTAACGGAGATCAGGATCCGGTCGGAAGAGAAAGGGGACGGCGTTGATATCATATTCGAGGATAACGGGACGGGAATACCTGACCTCCAGAAAGAGAAAATTTTCCGGCGGGAATATTTCAAGAATACCGGATTCGGCCTCTTCCTAACCCGCGAGATCCTCGCCATCACCAACCTTTCAATACACGAGACGGGAACCTGCGGCCAGGGAGCACGGTTCGTAATTCATGCACCCCGGGAAACGTACCGCCGGATAAAACAGGATTGA
- a CDS encoding DUF447 domain-containing protein has product MGLLKGGINEVIATTATNAAPMGIHFRDGKASMVLFLGSHTAVNIERDLWVVANFIHDPLLYVKTAFEDLPPGAFVEEPVAGKTMFRLAAADAWAAFSVSVGHRTGEALAVSLTLEKEVIENIAIHPVNRGFNSIIDATVHATRYRENHDPKLRKYIDYHAGMVRKCGGKAELAALELLLSYLK; this is encoded by the coding sequence ATGGGACTCCTGAAAGGCGGAATCAATGAAGTGATTGCAACAACCGCAACCAATGCCGCTCCCATGGGGATCCATTTCCGCGATGGCAAAGCCAGCATGGTACTTTTCCTGGGCAGTCATACCGCGGTGAATATCGAGCGGGATCTCTGGGTTGTTGCAAATTTTATCCATGACCCGCTGCTGTACGTGAAAACAGCGTTTGAAGATCTGCCCCCCGGTGCTTTTGTGGAGGAGCCGGTTGCCGGAAAAACAATGTTCCGGCTTGCAGCTGCCGATGCCTGGGCTGCATTCTCCGTGTCCGTCGGGCACAGGACCGGAGAAGCTCTTGCCGTTTCCCTCACGCTTGAGAAAGAGGTAATCGAGAATATCGCGATTCACCCGGTGAACCGGGGATTCAACAGCATCATCGATGCAACCGTGCATGCAACACGGTACAGGGAAAACCATGATCCCAAGCTCAGGAAATATATCGACTACCATGCAGGCATGGTAAGAAAGTGCGGGGGAAAAGCGGAGCTTGCTGCTCTTGAACTTTTGTTGTCGTACCTGAAATAG